Proteins encoded together in one Orrella marina window:
- a CDS encoding uracil-DNA glycosylase — translation MVSKSLMTERKDRSKAIRLPALQHASLQAMGLSVPWIVSTDPGHVESANGDHSGRSDAAGTPVTHIQAGEGVEKKHTRSAPMGRTPLSETDSAFGSGGGVKPAPVITGVQSPEPAACASVPSADELLAREQKIRVMSLDDVSRAIESCEVCRDLCRNRKHPVPGQGITNPRLMIIGEAPGEMEDLKGLPFVGRSGELLDNMLVAIGLSRTDSVFVANTIKCRPPANRNPRPEEVSACKPYLQRQIELLEPQVILVVGLFASQTLLGSTEGVQALRQRDHFLEIGQRKIPVVVTFHPAYLLRRPEDKFMAWQDLKQVWSLLREPRTN, via the coding sequence ATGGTGAGCAAGTCTCTCATGACTGAGCGCAAGGATCGGTCCAAGGCTATCAGGCTGCCCGCGCTGCAACACGCGAGTCTGCAGGCAATGGGCCTGTCGGTTCCCTGGATTGTGAGTACAGACCCTGGTCACGTGGAGAGTGCCAACGGTGACCACTCAGGGCGGTCCGATGCTGCTGGTACTCCTGTGACCCATATACAAGCCGGCGAGGGGGTTGAGAAGAAGCACACCCGGTCTGCTCCGATGGGTCGTACTCCATTAAGCGAAACGGATTCCGCCTTCGGTTCAGGTGGGGGCGTGAAGCCTGCCCCGGTCATCACTGGTGTGCAGTCCCCGGAGCCGGCTGCGTGTGCCTCAGTGCCTTCTGCTGATGAACTGCTCGCAAGAGAGCAGAAGATCCGGGTGATGAGCCTGGATGATGTGAGCCGAGCAATCGAATCGTGTGAAGTATGTCGGGATCTGTGTCGAAATCGCAAGCACCCCGTACCTGGGCAGGGAATAACCAATCCCAGGTTGATGATCATCGGCGAGGCGCCTGGCGAAATGGAGGACCTGAAGGGATTGCCATTTGTCGGACGATCGGGCGAGCTCCTTGACAACATGCTGGTTGCCATTGGTCTGAGCAGGACTGATTCAGTATTTGTTGCAAACACGATCAAGTGCCGTCCGCCAGCAAACCGCAATCCTCGCCCTGAAGAGGTCTCTGCATGCAAACCCTATCTGCAACGTCAGATCGAATTGCTTGAACCGCAAGTGATACTGGTAGTTGGCCTGTTTGCTTCGCAGACGTTGCTTGGTTCGACCGAGGGTGTTCAGGCTCTGCGACAACGGGATCATTTTCTGGAAATTGGTCAGCGCAAGATCCCCGTAGTGGTTACATTCCACCCGGCCTATCTGCTCAGACGTCCGGAAGACAAGTTCATGGCCTGGCAGGATCTCAAGCAAGTTTGGTCCTTGCTACGTGAACCGCGGACAAACTGA
- the tsaB gene encoding tRNA (adenosine(37)-N6)-threonylcarbamoyltransferase complex dimerization subunit type 1 TsaB, translating into MHPILALETSTATCGVAIYSRSESSESLDFKELSGVSGHAPNILPLVDDVMRQAGLTRHDLAAIAFGQGPGAFTGVRLACSVAQGMSFALQIPVVPVGALPALASGLMHALPPTLLPGICLVALDARMNEVYLAAYVRRDAQANIANSDSMPGYFELQSPVLIRVDDCPAFIAERLPYWLKTFAGLHTLVLAGDGWQLIHRKELAAEVDKTCADHQLVWHDLSADFGTVSVKDVARLGWDLFHRGRRVEPEQALPLYLRDKVAFTTAERALGQGGNPQAMQSATAMVLPMSLADLRDVIELERQSQAFPWSEGHFRDALAAGYSGWVLRQAGVLVGFCMAMPAPDEVHLLVIAVSPDCRRQGFGALLLEQVYMFGRQQCASRVLLEVRPSNASAIAFYRRLQFEQIGTRRGYYPAAKGQREDALVMARSLHGEQVSHD; encoded by the coding sequence ATGCATCCGATCCTAGCCCTCGAAACTTCGACCGCCACGTGTGGGGTGGCCATTTACAGTCGATCTGAATCGTCCGAGTCACTTGACTTCAAGGAACTCAGCGGTGTCTCTGGTCATGCCCCGAACATTCTGCCGCTGGTTGATGATGTGATGCGGCAAGCGGGGCTGACGCGACACGACCTGGCCGCGATCGCCTTTGGACAGGGTCCCGGAGCTTTCACCGGTGTCCGTCTTGCCTGCAGCGTGGCTCAGGGCATGAGCTTTGCCTTGCAGATTCCTGTCGTACCCGTTGGGGCCTTGCCTGCGCTGGCATCGGGTCTGATGCACGCATTGCCACCGACTCTGCTTCCGGGCATTTGTCTCGTGGCCCTGGATGCGAGAATGAACGAAGTCTATCTGGCTGCCTATGTACGGCGTGATGCTCAGGCGAACATCGCAAACTCGGATAGTATGCCGGGTTATTTCGAGTTGCAGTCTCCCGTTCTCATTCGTGTGGATGATTGTCCGGCTTTTATTGCAGAACGACTCCCTTACTGGCTCAAGACCTTTGCCGGTCTGCACACGCTGGTGCTGGCAGGAGACGGATGGCAACTGATTCACAGGAAAGAGCTGGCAGCGGAGGTTGACAAGACATGTGCCGATCATCAACTGGTCTGGCACGATTTGTCTGCAGATTTTGGCACTGTTTCGGTCAAGGATGTTGCGCGACTTGGCTGGGATCTGTTTCATCGTGGCAGACGGGTCGAGCCAGAACAGGCCTTGCCTCTCTATCTGCGCGACAAAGTGGCCTTTACGACGGCCGAACGTGCCCTGGGACAAGGTGGTAATCCTCAGGCAATGCAGTCAGCGACCGCCATGGTGTTGCCCATGTCTCTTGCAGACTTGAGAGACGTGATCGAGCTGGAACGTCAGAGTCAGGCGTTTCCGTGGTCCGAGGGGCACTTCAGGGATGCGCTGGCAGCTGGTTATTCCGGGTGGGTGCTTCGTCAGGCTGGCGTACTGGTCGGGTTCTGTATGGCAATGCCTGCGCCAGACGAGGTTCATCTGCTGGTGATTGCGGTGAGTCCAGATTGTCGGCGTCAAGGTTTCGGTGCATTGTTGCTCGAGCAGGTTTACATGTTTGGACGCCAGCAGTGCGCATCAAGGGTCTTGCTGGAGGTGCGTCCCTCCAACGCCAGTGCGATCGCTTTTTACCGACGTTTGCAGTTTGAACAGATCGGGACTCGCCGGGGGTATTACCCAGCTGCCAAAGGCCAGCGCGAAGACGCACTGGTCATGGCAAGGAGTTTGCATGGTGAGCAAGTCTCTCATGACTGA
- the ompR gene encoding osmolarity response regulator transcription factor OmpR gives MMTTNSRNTSNTASRKKILVVDDDPRLRDLLRRYLTEQGFLVEVAQDGVDMQQVRLKENFDLIVLDVMMPGEDGLTICRKLRTAKDDTPVIMLTAKAEDVDRILGLELGADDYVSKPFNPRELLARINAVLRRKQSGEHPAGPSHEAELVSFGPYKLNLAKRSLTNGGEDVPITSGEFALLKVLVRHPKVPLSRDRLMEMARGREYEAFDRSLDVQISRLRKLIEPNPGKPQYIQTVWGLGYVFVPDGEA, from the coding sequence ATGATGACAACAAACTCACGTAATACATCCAACACCGCATCTCGCAAGAAGATTCTCGTGGTTGACGATGACCCTAGACTTCGCGACTTGTTGCGTCGCTACCTGACAGAGCAAGGGTTTCTGGTAGAGGTGGCGCAGGATGGGGTGGACATGCAGCAGGTGCGTCTGAAAGAGAATTTTGACCTCATCGTTCTGGACGTGATGATGCCAGGTGAAGATGGTCTGACCATCTGTCGAAAGCTGCGCACCGCAAAAGATGACACACCAGTCATCATGCTGACCGCCAAGGCAGAAGATGTTGACCGCATTCTCGGCCTGGAGCTAGGAGCGGATGATTACGTCTCCAAGCCATTCAATCCGCGTGAACTACTGGCGAGAATCAACGCTGTATTGCGACGCAAACAGTCTGGTGAACACCCTGCTGGCCCAAGCCACGAAGCTGAGCTCGTGAGCTTCGGTCCCTACAAGTTGAATCTGGCCAAGCGATCTCTGACCAACGGTGGAGAAGATGTGCCCATCACCAGCGGGGAATTCGCCTTGCTCAAAGTGCTGGTTCGCCATCCCAAGGTCCCTCTGTCACGGGACCGGCTGATGGAGATGGCGCGTGGCAGAGAATACGAGGCCTTTGATCGCAGTCTTGATGTCCAGATCTCGCGACTCAGAAAACTGATAGAGCCCAACCCAGGCAAGCCCCAGTATATTCAGACTGTCTGGGGCCTGGGTTACGTGTTTGTACCCGATGGTGAAGCCTGA
- a CDS encoding ATP-binding protein → MVKPELHLGLFARTFLLLALLMLASLGAWIHVLFTLDSEPRAERTATHLVNAATLTRSLLEIPDHDMATLIKQAVNAQSGLDLRAARPKEVLPELPQTEYWLGLQEQVRRVLGPSTELLRSSIDESLVWVALPLKEETYWLGLDIDRSQPVTGVEWFSWMIAAALLSLVGAAVAVGYMNRPLARLARAAQQVSRGEAPEPLPEQGAMEIRELNGSFNRMVSELRQAENDRNLMLAGISHDLRTPLARMRLEIEMSPIGEEQRHAIDQDLSQVDRTIGQLLEYARPARKPPESPVNLAELTSDLINQEKARFEQAGGSLEFSWKGDAYCLIDPHDFSRCIINLLENARRYGALNGSRAEVEIVMQSRGDRIQIDLSDRGPGIDPKDIARVMRPFSRGEAARTGGTGAGLGLSIVERLLGWAGGSLRLMPRKGGGLTARIELPRSRRPKGTQEASQDGTEPNAG, encoded by the coding sequence ATGGTGAAGCCTGAACTGCACCTTGGCCTGTTCGCAAGAACATTCCTGCTACTGGCGCTCCTCATGCTGGCCAGCCTCGGGGCATGGATACACGTGCTCTTCACGCTGGACTCAGAACCAAGGGCAGAGCGAACTGCCACGCACCTGGTCAATGCAGCAACGCTGACACGCAGCTTGCTCGAGATCCCTGACCACGACATGGCGACACTCATCAAGCAGGCTGTGAATGCGCAAAGTGGACTGGACCTGCGCGCTGCCCGCCCAAAAGAAGTGTTGCCCGAGCTGCCACAAACCGAGTACTGGCTGGGTCTGCAGGAACAGGTTCGACGAGTGCTAGGGCCAAGCACCGAATTACTACGCTCCTCGATTGACGAATCGCTGGTCTGGGTCGCCCTGCCTCTGAAGGAGGAAACCTACTGGCTTGGCTTGGACATTGACCGGTCCCAGCCGGTCACCGGTGTTGAATGGTTCAGCTGGATGATCGCAGCCGCTCTGTTATCACTGGTTGGTGCCGCAGTCGCCGTCGGTTACATGAATCGGCCTCTGGCCAGACTCGCTCGTGCTGCGCAGCAAGTGTCTCGGGGCGAAGCCCCCGAACCTTTGCCAGAACAAGGTGCCATGGAAATCAGGGAACTGAATGGCAGCTTTAATCGCATGGTTTCAGAGCTGCGTCAGGCGGAGAACGATCGCAATCTGATGCTCGCAGGCATCTCCCACGACCTGAGAACTCCACTTGCACGCATGCGCCTCGAAATTGAAATGAGTCCAATCGGAGAAGAGCAGCGCCATGCCATTGATCAAGACCTCTCCCAGGTGGATCGTACGATTGGTCAGCTGCTTGAGTACGCTCGACCCGCACGCAAACCACCTGAGTCGCCAGTCAATCTGGCCGAGCTGACGTCTGACCTGATCAATCAGGAGAAAGCCCGCTTCGAACAAGCGGGAGGCAGTCTTGAGTTTTCATGGAAGGGCGATGCATATTGCCTGATCGATCCACACGACTTCAGTCGCTGCATCATCAATCTCCTGGAGAACGCGAGGCGTTACGGCGCACTCAATGGAAGTCGGGCGGAAGTCGAAATTGTCATGCAGTCACGGGGCGACCGGATCCAGATCGATCTTAGCGACCGGGGACCGGGCATCGATCCAAAGGATATTGCCAGGGTCATGCGACCATTTTCCAGGGGTGAAGCGGCGAGGACCGGTGGGACTGGCGCCGGACTAGGGCTTTCCATTGTTGAAAGACTTCTCGGATGGGCGGGCGGTTCGCTCAGGCTGATGCCAAGAAAAGGGGGTGGACTCACGGCCCGCATAGAGTTACCTCGCAGCCGGCGACCAAAAGGCACACAGGAAGCCAGCCAGGACGGCACAGAGCCGAATGCAGGCTGA
- the ispF gene encoding 2-C-methyl-D-erythritol 2,4-cyclodiphosphate synthase, translating into MSPWDLRVGQGFDVHALVPDRPLILGGVRIEHTHGLKGHSDADALLHAITDAILGGSGLGDIGRHFPDSDPAYKGADSRELLRQSMRLVRTHGWEVINVDATIHAQAPKIAPHAAGMVANIADDLGVDPDRVNIKGKTNEELGHIGRREGISVTAVALLARRG; encoded by the coding sequence GTGAGCCCATGGGATTTAAGGGTAGGACAGGGGTTTGACGTTCACGCACTGGTGCCGGACCGGCCGTTGATACTTGGCGGGGTTCGCATTGAGCACACGCATGGCTTGAAAGGGCATTCCGACGCAGACGCCTTGTTGCATGCGATAACCGATGCCATTCTGGGTGGGTCCGGTCTGGGCGACATCGGACGACATTTTCCGGACTCGGATCCCGCATACAAGGGGGCTGATAGCAGGGAGTTACTACGGCAGTCCATGCGTCTGGTTCGCACGCATGGGTGGGAGGTCATCAACGTCGACGCAACCATTCATGCACAGGCACCCAAGATCGCTCCGCATGCCGCCGGAATGGTTGCCAACATAGCGGATGATCTGGGAGTTGATCCCGATCGTGTCAACATCAAGGGCAAGACCAATGAGGAGCTCGGTCATATCGGTCGCCGGGAGGGAATTTCGGTGACAGCAGTTGCTCTGCTGGCTCGTCGCGGCTGA
- a CDS encoding IspD/TarI family cytidylyltransferase — translation MTSNSTAPLDVHNTQDPGGDVNTLQPEPRIVAIVPAGGVGQRASSGLETPVPKQYRTIREHPMLRVSVQALLGDSQISQVYVSVQADDGYAQSAICGLDRVRVTRTAGQTRALTVLNTIDMLLEHKLVRDVDWVLVHDAARPGLPLDALRRLVSACLESGWGGLLALPATDTVKLAAPQSTVASRQLIQTTIDRNRVWLAQTPQMYRARVLQQALAGAIASGFDVTDESSAIEWAGQPSQLVRGDVANFKVTWPEDFEMIERYVK, via the coding sequence ATGACAAGCAACTCGACGGCCCCTCTTGACGTGCACAATACCCAGGATCCGGGGGGTGATGTGAACACACTCCAGCCGGAACCGCGGATCGTGGCGATTGTGCCTGCCGGCGGAGTAGGGCAGCGTGCGAGTAGTGGACTTGAAACTCCTGTTCCCAAGCAGTACCGGACCATACGAGAACACCCGATGCTCAGAGTGAGCGTTCAGGCGCTGCTTGGTGATTCGCAGATCAGCCAGGTCTACGTGAGTGTGCAGGCAGATGACGGGTACGCCCAGTCGGCAATCTGCGGCCTGGACCGCGTGCGTGTGACCCGTACTGCGGGCCAGACGCGTGCCCTGACTGTTCTCAACACGATTGATATGCTACTGGAACACAAACTGGTGCGGGATGTTGACTGGGTGCTGGTGCACGACGCTGCGCGACCCGGTTTGCCACTGGATGCACTGAGAAGGCTCGTATCTGCCTGTCTGGAAAGTGGCTGGGGGGGATTGTTGGCACTGCCTGCAACTGACACGGTTAAACTCGCCGCTCCTCAAAGCACGGTAGCGTCGCGGCAATTGATTCAGACGACCATTGATCGAAATCGCGTCTGGCTGGCGCAGACGCCCCAGATGTATCGTGCACGTGTCTTGCAGCAAGCGCTCGCTGGCGCGATCGCCTCAGGATTCGACGTGACTGACGAGTCAAGTGCGATCGAATGGGCTGGGCAGCCGTCGCAACTGGTGCGAGGCGATGTTGCGAACTTCAAGGTCACCTGGCCTGAGGATTTTGAGATGATAGAGAGGTATGTCAAGTGA